CTACACCTATCTGGTCAACAAGTATTACAAAGACTATTCCCGGCAATTCCCTTCCAATTTTCACGATTACAGGGAAGAGATTGATTTTAACTGTGTGAACATACAGTGCAGCCCCGGTTATAAAAGGCTACTGGAGAATTACCTTATCAACTACTCCCTGGCCTGGTGTGCCGACAGTGATTTAGACGGAGCCGACTGCTACAGCCTTACCGATGTTGCCAATGTAAAAGCCCGCCTTCGCAAAGCCGGTGAACTCATTAGAGTGCCAAAGATAAGGGAACAGTTACTGGAAAAAATTGCCGTAAGAGGTATCATCATGGCAGAAAACAAGGAAAATATAGCCTCGATTCTCGACGAACTGGAAGCTCTTAAATTCCCCGATAAAAATCTTGAAAAACTGAAAAACCTGGCCACGGTACAACTGGCTTATCTTCCCGGCACCTCACTGGCAGCAGTTCCCCTGCTCAATATGGAGGGAGAGCTCGTCTCTACAGATGATATTATAAGAAGGCCCACGGTGATATTTCTCTGGTCTGTTTATGATGAAAGTTACCAGAATGAACACCAGGTAATAGATCTATACCGAAAAAAATATCCCGAAGTAGATTTTATAGGAATCAACCTCGACCTTTCTGAAGAACCCGCCTGGAGAGTTGCCGTAAGGCAAAACGGCTACGACCCTGCCACCGAATTTCAGCTGGCGCCGGCCAGGATCAACAAAGAAGTTTTTCAATATTTCCTGAGTAAAATGTTATTTGTGAACGATGCTTCGGTAGTAGAAGTGGGCGACGTTTACCTTTCTTCCCCCGAATTTGAATCCAGGCTTCTGGAATTCCTGAATTAAAGTTATTCCGAAGAAAAAGGCCTCTGAAATGCCATTTTTTAGACCTTATTTTCACATCAGATGGCTTTTAACGAGAGTTTTTCAGGAACAGAAACTTAAAACCCCGGCCTCTTTCTTTCCAGATTAAAATTTGAGGATTCCCGAATATTTAAATTTAAAAGCCTTTCTTCCGAAGAAAAAAGGCTTTGAAAAATGTCATTTTTGGAAGTTTAGTTCCCCTTTTTGTGATCGGCCAGGAATTTCTCAAGACCAATATCGGTAAGCGGGTGGTTGAGCAGCCCGGTGATGGCCGAAAGTGGGCCTGTCATCACATCGGCACCAATTTTAGCACAGTCAATCACGTGCATGGTGTGCCTTACCGAAGCAGCGAGGATTTCAGTTTCAAAACCGTAGTTATCATAAATCTGGCGAATTTCCATGATAAGGTTCAAACCATCGGTTGAGATATCATCAAGTCTCCCGATAAAAGGCGAAACGTAAGTTGCCCCGGCTTTGGCTGCCAAAAGCGCCTGGCCTGCCGAAAATACCAGAGTACAGTTTGTTTTGATGCCTTTATCGCTAAAGTATTTAATAGCTTTAATACCGTCTTTGATCATAGGCACTTTTACAATGATCTGCTCGTGTAAAGCGGCCAGCTCCTCGCCTTCCTTTACTATATTTTCAAAATCGGTAGCGATCACTTCGGCGCTAACATCCCCGGTAGTGATCTCGCAAATTTTCTTGTAGTGGGCAATGATGTTGTTTTTGCCGGTGATGCCTTCCTTCGCCATTAGAGAAGGGTTGGTGGTCACTCCGTCAAGAACCCCAAGGTCCTGGGCTTCCCCTATCTGGTCAAGGTTCGCGGTGTCAATAAAAAATTTCATAGTGTGTTGTTATAAATGATTAAATACTGCTGAAAAATGCCATTTTTCAACCTCCTGCAAAACTACAATTTATAATGCTTTAAGAGTAGGCGCTCATAAATTTTATCGGGGAGAATGCGTTTGAGAGCAATAGAGAACTTTTGCAGCGGCTCCCCTACTTTATAATGGATTTTGGGATTTTTTTCCTGAAGTATCGCATAGATCGCTTTAGCCATCATTTGTGGGTCTTTCCCGTGGTCTACATGCTCATTCATAATCTTTAGGGTCTCCCCATACGGCTTTTCATAAGGGGAACCTTTTATAACCGGCGCATGATACCTCCCTACCGCAATATTAGTAGCAAAATCTCCGGGGGCAATATTGGTCATTTTGATATTTGAATCCTTCAGCTCCATTCTAAAAGCTTCGGTAGTGATCTCCAGCGCTCCTTTTGAAGCCGAATATATTCCGCGGTAAGGCAGGCCCATATAACCTGCGATGGAAGTCACATTTATAATGAGTCCCGAGTTGTTTTCCCGCATATGAGGTAAGACGGCTTTAATGACATTGATAGGCCCAAAAAGGTTGGTATTAAAGGCCTTTTTGATCTCCTCATCGGGCGTTTCTTCAATAGGGCCGGTAATTCCCACGCCTGCATTATTAATAAGGACATCAATTTTTCCTGCGGAAGCAATCACCTCTGCAACGGCAGCAGTAATGGTTTCAGGTCTGGTAACATCCAACGCGACCAGAGGAAATGCAGAATCTCGCCCCGACGGATTGCGGCTGGTTCCAAAAACGGTATAGTTCTTTGATTGAAGAAAATTGGCAATGGCTTTTCCAATTCCTGAAGATGCCCCTGTTACGAGCACCACTTTTGAAGTTGTTTCTGTCATGCTGCAA
This Salinimicrobium tongyeongense DNA region includes the following protein-coding sequences:
- a CDS encoding TlpA family protein disulfide reductase, which translates into the protein MKKNSLNISRYALPALAFIGFSFFISGCQNFNPTVSYAYVGGEIVNPTIDHVIIKHKGFILDTIKLDEKNRFSYKIENAEEGLYILQHKPEVQNIYISPGDSLLLRANTMAFDESLHFSGKGNAKNNFMAEMFLKDEGNSQLLLNFHEYTPQVFLEKADSIRQDRIAYLAAISEKKNFSDEFNQLAREVINYENYDLRERYTYLVNKYYKDYSRQFPSNFHDYREEIDFNCVNIQCSPGYKRLLENYLINYSLAWCADSDLDGADCYSLTDVANVKARLRKAGELIRVPKIREQLLEKIAVRGIIMAENKENIASILDELEALKFPDKNLEKLKNLATVQLAYLPGTSLAAVPLLNMEGELVSTDDIIRRPTVIFLWSVYDESYQNEHQVIDLYRKKYPEVDFIGINLDLSEEPAWRVAVRQNGYDPATEFQLAPARINKEVFQYFLSKMLFVNDASVVEVGDVYLSSPEFESRLLEFLN
- the fsa gene encoding fructose-6-phosphate aldolase, whose product is MKFFIDTANLDQIGEAQDLGVLDGVTTNPSLMAKEGITGKNNIIAHYKKICEITTGDVSAEVIATDFENIVKEGEELAALHEQIIVKVPMIKDGIKAIKYFSDKGIKTNCTLVFSAGQALLAAKAGATYVSPFIGRLDDISTDGLNLIMEIRQIYDNYGFETEILAASVRHTMHVIDCAKIGADVMTGPLSAITGLLNHPLTDIGLEKFLADHKKGN
- a CDS encoding SDR family oxidoreductase: MTETTSKVVLVTGASSGIGKAIANFLQSKNYTVFGTSRNPSGRDSAFPLVALDVTRPETITAAVAEVIASAGKIDVLINNAGVGITGPIEETPDEEIKKAFNTNLFGPINVIKAVLPHMRENNSGLIINVTSIAGYMGLPYRGIYSASKGALEITTEAFRMELKDSNIKMTNIAPGDFATNIAVGRYHAPVIKGSPYEKPYGETLKIMNEHVDHGKDPQMMAKAIYAILQEKNPKIHYKVGEPLQKFSIALKRILPDKIYERLLLKHYKL